One stretch of Eupeodes corollae chromosome 2, idEupCoro1.1, whole genome shotgun sequence DNA includes these proteins:
- the LOC129947639 gene encoding UBX domain-containing protein 1 produces MSEIQTLVDMGFPKERAEYAIKATNFKGVEPAMEWLLAHADEEIPAQSGTTESSAGQALQATTSAAGSPTAANPDAEASSSTPAGVAAGTAAPETAKSLKCDDCGKLFKDQSEVEFHAAKTGHSNFSESTEEKKPLTEEEKKAQLALIEEKLKQKRIEREERERVEALEREKNRIKSGKDMTEARQRMEEMEMKKIVEQRKREKEEEKAARERVRAQIEADKAARRARDQGPTSPQSAVSSTTPTPAPAAVVTSPKQPPKDYTNTRIQIRLQDGSTLTETFGVKEQLSAVRVFIQMNQGTDLPFGLMTSFPRKVFSDDDFEKPLEVLGLVPSAVLIVTKALV; encoded by the exons ATGTCTGAAATTCAAACACTTGTCGATATGGGGTTCCCCAAGGAAAGAGC AGAGTATGCCATCAAAGCAACTAATTTCAAAGGTGTCGAACCAGCCATGGAATGGTTGTTGGCTCATGCCGACGAGGAAATCCCAGCACAAAGTGGAACTACTGAGTCATCGGCCGGCCAGGCTCTGCAAGCCACCACATCTGCTGCTGGGTCACCCACTGCTGCCAATCCAGATGCTGAAGCTTCTTCCAGCACTCCAGCAGGAGTAGCTGCAGGGACAGCAGCACCTGAAACTGCCAAGTCTCTTAAATGCGACGATTGTGGAAAGCTTTTCAAAGACCAGTCAGAGGTCGAATTCCATGCAGCAAAAACTGGACACAGTAATTTCTCAGAATCGACCGAGGAGAAGAAACCACTTACCGAAGAGGAGAAGAAGGCCCAACTTGCACTCATTGaagagaaattaaaacaaaaacgtatCGAACGAGAGGAACGCGAACGAGTTGAGGCCTTGGAGCGGGAGAAGAATCGCATCAAGTCTGGCAAAGACATGACAGAGGCGCGCCAGCGTATGGAAGAGATGGAAATGAAAAAGATCGTAGAACAGCGGAAGCGTGAGAAGGAAGAAGAAAAGGCAGCTAGGGAGCGTGTAAGAGCACAGATTGAGGCTGATAAAGCTGCTCGTCGAGCTAG GGACCAAGGACCTACTTCACCTCAATCGGCAGTAAGTTCTACAACACCTACTCCTGCACCTGCAGCTGTTGTCACATCGCCCAAGCAACCACCTAAGGATTACACAAACACCAGAATTCAAATTCGTTTGCAAGACGGATCCACATTGACCGAGACCTTCGGTGTCAAAGAGCAATTGTCAGCAGTCCGGGTATTCATCCAAATGAACCAGGGTACAGATCTGCCATTCGGTTTGATGACCTCATTTCCAAGAAAAGTCTTCTCCGACGATGATTTCGAGAAGCCATTGGAGGTATTGGGTCTAGTTCCATCGGCTGTTCTGATTGTTACCAAAGCTTTGGTGTAA